In the Sandaracinus amylolyticus genome, CACCTACGATCAGCTGCGCCACTACGTGCGCAAGCACCGTCGTTGAGCGTCAGCGACGCGAGTCGTTCGCGCCGAGGAGGACCTGCGCGGTGTGGCTCGTCGCGGCCTGGGTGCGGTTCTCCGCGCCGAGCAGCTTCAGGATCGCGCTGACGTGCACGCGCACCGTCGACGCGCTCATCTGCAGCGCGTCCGCGATCTCCTTGTTCGAGAGGCCACGCGCGAGCAGTACGAGGACGTCGGCCTGTCGCGGCGTGAGGCGCGCGACCGGCGCGTCGGTGGGCACCGCGCGAGGCGCGCGCGAGCGGCTCGGCAGCACGTGCGGCGGCACGTAGAGCTCGCCGCGCAGCACCATGTCGATCGCCGCGCGCAGCGCGGGCGCGGACGAGCTCTTCGGCACGTAGCCGCGCGCGCCGCGCGCGAACGCAGCGTCGATGAACGACGCGTCGTCTCCGCCCGAGACGACGACCACGGGCACGTCGGGCACCGCCTTGAGGAAGCGCTCGAGCCCGCC is a window encoding:
- a CDS encoding LuxR C-terminal-related transcriptional regulator is translated as MDALLVEDHTLVREGLRMMLESTGRFAQCHECASLAAGLDAARTIGPALGLVLLDPGLPDADGLGGLERFLKAVPDVPVVVVSGGDDASFIDAAFARGARGYVPKSSSAPALRAAIDMVLRGELYVPPHVLPSRSRAPRAVPTDAPVARLTPRQADVLVLLARGLSNKEIADALQMSASTVRVHVSAILKLLGAENRTQAATSHTAQVLLGANDSRR